The Trichoderma atroviride chromosome 5, complete sequence genome contains a region encoding:
- a CDS encoding uncharacterized protein (TransMembrane:1 (o49-68i)): MGDHEEASPLENLFPRMATDGPPRCLLQLLGNAGRELTATEHRGVSFSISRGFGCIITLCIGIVLLIARRWWYWMLDVVLVHSTKTTNDTAISRQYRLPCLRRQNADTADKNVVIKTNMASSPFAF, translated from the coding sequence ATGGGTGATCATGAGGAGGCTAGTCCGTTGGAAAATCTCTTCCCCCGCATGGCTACAGACGGGCCACCACGttgtttgctgcagctgttAGGTAATGCCGGGCGTGAGCTGACAGCGACGGAGCATCGTGGTGTAAGCTTCAGTATAAGCCGAGGCTTTGGATGCATCATCACTTTGTGTATTGGCATTGTATTGCTAATAGCTCGTCGATGGTGGTATTGGATGTTGGATGTCGTGCTCGTACATTCAACCAAGACTACTAATGATACCGCAATCAGCCGCCAGTACCGCCTCCCTTGCCTCCGCAGACAGAACGCAGATACAGCAGATAAGAATGTCGTTATCAAAACCAACATGGCCTCCTCGCCGTTCGCGTTCTAG
- a CDS encoding uncharacterized protein (EggNog:ENOG41), producing MDVNMSNPDPPRRRFVPVPIETSFQSYRKNVYDYTSQHRIGPNPELTPEPSPRSPEAQFSLGAAQDNDESHERRRFAPQLIETSRRSRRVGEQGPATKPADKTDITPYTNHIYSAKAKSNRRQHGHAGGEEEAPRHVQKRPSPPTRRETEEEGVQEYLLELAAKEVARQIEEVALAAFPNSRPREGGVAHFYFREGSSDSETSPEASPPDEEAGQYRLRRKSSNLGLNWWHKHMQEHALRLEQERGGDRMDVDNEEAVVMEDEEKDKDKDAAAAAPEAAPEAATAADSPIIRSDSDLDKMELPSPPDLMWTTTKPLSPTDDRRDSAAEMHMALAEANRHAAQAQAQTSSAQAVPPAHGQGAPGEPHPPVSQQVAGRQEPSASPFGRPFGAFRLPPDHDPKLLKLRQGPSPPMLGKDLVFRRCPSPKFTTLEPEDPLEAHMIEDQARDLPGQAGLWRGYCCRSESTGGFIVPPRAAQPQDD from the coding sequence atggacGTCAACATGTCCAACCCGGATCCGCCGCGGCGGCGCTTTGTCCCTGTTCCGATCGAGACGTCGTTCCAGTCGTATCGTAAGAACGTCTACGACTACACGTCGCAGCACAGGATAGGTCCCAATCCAGAGCTGACCCCGGAACCATCGCCGCGATCTCCCGAGGCGCAATTCTCTCTCGGGGCGGCGCAGGACAATGACGAGTCGCATGAGAGGCGACGCTTTGCTCCTCAGCTCATTGAGACCTCCAGGCGCTCAAGAAGAGTTGGCGAGCAGGGGCCCGCCACCAAGCCGGCGGACAAGACAGACATTACACCCTACACAAACCACATTTACTCTGCGAAAGCAAAGTCAAATCGAAGACAACATGGGCACGCCggtggcgaggaagaagccccCCGCCATGTCCAAAAGCGCCCATCGCCGCCCACTCGGCGGGAgactgaggaggagggagtcCAGGAATATCTCTTGGAGCTGGCAGCAAAAGAAGTCGCGCGGCAGATCGAAGAGGTTGCCCTGGCAGCTTTCCCCAACAGCCGCCCCCGCGAGGGTGGCGTGGCCCATTTCTACTTTCGGGAGGGCTCATCTGACAGCGAGACGTCTCCCGAAGCCTCTCCTCCGGATGAAGAGGCCGGCCAGTACAGGCTTAGGCGTAAATCGTCGAACCTGGGGCTGAACTGGTGGCACAAGCATATGCAGGAGCATGCGCTGCGCCTGGAGCAGGAGAGAGGCGGAGATCGGATGGATGTGGACAATGAAGAGGCTGTGGTTatggaggacgaggagaaggatAAGGAcaaggatgctgctgctgctgctcctgagGCTGCTCCTGaggctgccactgctgcagACAGCCCCATCATCCGGTCTGACTCTGATctggacaagatggagcTGCCGTCCCCTCCCGATCTCATGTGGACAACCACCAAGCCACTCTCGCCTACCGACGACCGGCGAGACTCGGCGGCTGAGATGCACATGGCGCTGGCAGAGGCCAATCGCCATgcagcccaagcccaagcgcAAACCTCGTCCGCGCAGGCGGTTCCTCCAGCCCATGGCCAAGGCGCGCCGGGCGAGCCCCACCCGCCCGTGTCTCAGCAGGTCGCCGGCCGCCAGGAACCCAGTGCCAGTCCCTTCGGCAGGCCGTTTGGCGCTTTCCGACTTCCGCCCGATCATGACCCGAAGCTCCTTAAGTTGCGCCAGGGCCCCTCCCCTCCCATGCTCGGCAAGGACCTCGTCTTTCGACGATGCCCCTCTCCCAAGTTCACCACGCTCGAGCCCGAAGACCCCCTTGAGGCGCACATGATTGAGGACCAAGCGCGGGATCTGCCGGGCCAGGCCGGGCTCTGGAGGGGGTACTGCTGCAGGTCGGAATCAACCGGAGGCTTCATTGTGCCCCCCCGAGCTGCACAACCCCAAGATGATTGA